The DNA region TGCACCCGCGGATGCCGGTTCTGCCAGGCGGGGTACGTGTACCGGCCGCTCCGCGAGCGGGACCCGCTGGTCGTCCTGCGGTACCTCCAGGAGGAGGCGCCGAAGACCGGGTACGACGAGGTGGGGCTCCTGTCGCTCTCCGCCGCGGACTACAGCTGCATCGACCGGCTCATCACGGAGGCGATGGCCGCCCTCGAACCGGACCACGTCTCCGTCTCCCTGCCGTCGCTGCGCCTGGACGCGCTCGAGGAGAACACGGTCCGGCAGATCCGGAAGGTGCGCAAGTCCGGGTTCACGCTGGCCCCCGAGGCGGGGACGGAGCGGCTCCGCCGGTCGGTCAACAAGGAGATCCGCGACGACGACGTCCTGAAGACGGCGGAGTGGATCTTCGGAAACGGGTGGCGGACCCTCAAATTGTATTTCATGGTCGGTCTCCCGGGAGAGACGGCCGAGGACGTGCGCGCCATCGCGCGGCTGGCGAAGGCGGTCGCGTCGGTGGCGCGCCGCCACGGGAAGCGGAACACGGTGACGGTCAGCGTCTCCGCCTTCGTCCCCAAGCCGCACACGCCGTTCCAGTGGGAGCGCCAGATCGGGAGGGAGGAGGTGGAGGAACGGATCCGCGTCGTGCGGGACGCGGCCGGCCGGGACCGGAACGTCGAGGTGAAGTTCCACGGTCCGCAGGTATCCGAGCTCGAAGGCGTCTTCTCCCGGGGGGACGGACGCCTCCCGGCGGTCGTCCTCGGGGCGTACCGCAACGGGGCGCGGTTCGACGCGTGGACGGAATCGTTCCGTCCCGACGCGTGGAAGGACGCTTTCGCGGCGGCCGGCGTCGACCCGCTCGAGTACCTGGCGGAGCGCGATCCGGACTCCCCCCTTCCTTGGGCGTTCGTGGACGCGGGCATCGAACGTTCGTTCCTCCTCGCCGAGCGGGAGAAGGCGCGCGCGGGAGAGACGACCCCGGACTGCCGCGCGGCCGGCTGCACCTCCTGCGGCGCTTGTCCGCCGGGGCTCTCGAACATCACGTACGCCGGCCGGATGCCGGCGGCCGGCGGCCGGAAGGACGTGGAGCCGGCGGTACCGAAGGTTTCGGCGGCCGATCCCGCGCGGCGCCAGATCGTCCGGATCCGGTACGCGAAGGAGGGACCCGCGAAATATTTGAGCGGCCTGGAGATCCAGTCCCTCTGGGGGCGATCGTTCCGCCGCGCCGGCCTGCCGCTTTCGTACAGCCAGGGGTTCAACCCGGCGCCGAGGCTGTCGCTCTCCCCCGCCCTCGCGGTCGGGACGGAGAGCGCCTGTGAATTCCTGGAGGCGGAGTTCTCGCTCCCCGTCGT from Deltaproteobacteria bacterium includes:
- a CDS encoding DUF2344 domain-containing protein; the encoded protein is MREIPPSIRKPSRYSGSEIRRGGIAWDAAAVRVLLAFPDAYEIGMSHLGILLLHEILSARPATLCERVFAPWSDYEEHLRSTGTPLPSLESGRSAASFDMIGFSLCYELTYTNVLAMLDLSGIPLMAKDRREEDPLILAGGVCTMNPAPVAPFFDAMLVGDGEEAVLEIAALVQRRKERGGTRADLIASVSAVAGVYVPGVSTAVSRRVLPDLALSPLLPAPILPSMRVVHDRLSVEISRGCTRGCRFCQAGYVYRPLRERDPLVVLRYLQEEAPKTGYDEVGLLSLSAADYSCIDRLITEAMAALEPDHVSVSLPSLRLDALEENTVRQIRKVRKSGFTLAPEAGTERLRRSVNKEIRDDDVLKTAEWIFGNGWRTLKLYFMVGLPGETAEDVRAIARLAKAVASVARRHGKRNTVTVSVSAFVPKPHTPFQWERQIGREEVEERIRVVRDAAGRDRNVEVKFHGPQVSELEGVFSRGDGRLPAVVLGAYRNGARFDAWTESFRPDAWKDAFAAAGVDPLEYLAERDPDSPLPWAFVDAGIERSFLLAEREKARAGETTPDCRAAGCTSCGACPPGLSNITYAGRMPAAGGRKDVEPAVPKVSAADPARRQIVRIRYAKEGPAKYLSGLEIQSLWGRSFRRAGLPLSYSQGFNPAPRLSLSPALAVGTESACEFLEAEFSLPVVATDLLSALPPHLPAGVRLLDAKTVPPGSPRLSDFDLSSTYVIRPLPPDDLPAEAGKESAARRFADFLASDRHPMTLVREAQVQVSEVDLRPLVTDFGVNAEGIFITIIQGTGKGVRPVEAAASLLGAPLPADRFIPRKVSAELLHRRG